In the Salvia miltiorrhiza cultivar Shanhuang (shh) chromosome 8, IMPLAD_Smil_shh, whole genome shotgun sequence genome, TTACCAGCGGCGAAATTCCCGCTAGTAATTATCGGCGGCCCAACGACGGCAAAACAAGGCGgatcgttttttttttgtttaccggcggtattaccggcggcattgtcgccgccgctaattaccagCGTCTCGCCGCcggtatttataaaataatttaatttaactttaaattaaaatacaatgcatattaccggcggcattgtcgtcggtaattagcggcgacATTTTGCCGCCGCTAATCGTTAAATTAAATACGGCCCAGATCCCCTTTTCACGCAGACTTGCCCtgaaacccccccccccccccccccccccagtCGCCGCCTCGCCGAACCTcaaccgccgccgccgtcaGTCCACCGCCGCCGGCCAGCCACCCCCTGCAggtattatttctctctctttctctttatctctcactttcacatcttatatatttaatttatttctttaacatTTCAGTTGAACGACGCCGCGCCGCTGCCGACACCGCCATCGCCACCGCTCCGCCGCCGACCACTACCGTACGCTTTCGTTTTCgttgtttgatttatttattaattattttgttagattaaaattaattttaattaatttataatatttgaagtatgattaattaagtttaaatttgttttttaatattattttgttagaatctaattaatgttaatttcattaattttaattaaattataatatgtgaagtatgattaattttaattagttaaattaattttaaatttgtttttacaatctaattaataatttgttggagtttgattaattttacaATGTTGGagttgtctgggtggggtacagctgggagattggcatgtccacattgtatggagaatacagaagctTTCACTCTAACGaagagtggaaaacaatcgtggtttgacaatcatcggaagttcttacccCGTAACCATGTATTTCTAACTGTTATTTGATAATGTATTTGTTTGTACCCAGTATTTGATAATGTATTTGTTTGTACCCAGTATTTGACAATGTATTTGTTTGTTTGGTTGATGGATAGTGgaggttatgctgtcgaaatttcgttAGATTCAAGTAATTCATGATACTTTATGTGTGTCAATGCTTatctaaatcaatttgaaacaGGTAACATGTCTCAGCGTAGAAGTTTATTTTCGTTTGGTCGATTTGGTCGGTCTGATCGGGATGAGCAGCCGACTGATGACACATCTGATGGGTCCGGTACAGGGATTTCTGCGACTCCTGAGACTCCCCAGGCctctagtagttcacgggctagacGGCCCAGAGGCCCTACAGCTGCCGCCATCACCATCAGGGACAGCTCGACTAAGAAAGCACATGGGAGGATTGTCTTTCAGAGGATGCCTAatgggtaagtattttaatttaaatcattatttttcatatagCAAACAAATCCTTAAATTAGTTTTACACAGTGCTTTGATGGAGCCAGTGGGCCTGGCCAAAGCCTGCACTAAAGCATTTAAGAGGGTGGATAACCCAGGTGGGTACACTTGGAGGTTGACTCCCCCGGCTGTGAAGGATTCGTACTATGCTGAATTACAGGTATGATTGAATTTATagtgcatataaatttatcattatctattgtaaaatgttatatattaaattaactatttctttcaacagaaagagtttgctTGGTCGCCTGAGGACGAGCTATTGGTCATGGCGATGTGGGAACAGAAAGCCAGCAAGAGGTACAGTGACATGATGAGTGACTACAAGAGGAAGCTCAAGGCTAGTACCGATAAAGGTCGGGAGATGGATAGACCCCTCTGGATGTCTGCCGAATTCTGGACAGGACTCCAGGCATACTGGAGTCAGGAGGCTGTTCAGGCCGTTTCCCAGCGAGCACGTGCGAACCGGATGTCTGAGCCCGATGGACCCGGTACAGGGATCAGCAGGCACGTGGGA is a window encoding:
- the LOC130998375 gene encoding uncharacterized protein LOC130998375, encoding MYLFVWLMDSGGYAVEISLDSSNMSQRRSLFSFGRFGRSDRDEQPTDDTSDGSGTGISATPETPQASSSSRARRPRGPTAAAITIRDSSTKKAHGRIVFQRMPNGALMEPVGLAKACTKAFKRVDNPGGYTWRLTPPAVKDSYYAELQKEFAWSPEDELLVMAMWEQKASKRYSDMMSDYKRKLKASTDKGREMDRPLWMSAEFWTGLQAYWSQEAVQAVSQRARANRMSEPDGPGTGISRHVGGSQSTRILQQSLSLETGLPPAAQNYSTFLRLHMREDGTFLSPRDERLDAEIHRIAVETGREDRLPEIYLEVVRPDRSRLYGTGSAGRSQVSRGSSQSIGTSMMSQQLYETRISPLEERLQAEQAAREAEREASRAEREALEQRMAQFEEFMRRSGLGMAIYPWATDIRENPNLLGWVWIPFDIHG